The region CGCTATTTTTACCCCGCTAAATCCTGTAGGGCGCAAAAACAACTCTGTAAATTTTTGATAGTTTTTATTAAAAACAGCCACTTTTGTAGATGTTGAGCCGATGTCTATACCGATGAGATACATTGTGCGCCTTGCGTTTGTGTTTCTAGCCTTAGAACTTGCAAAATTGTAACAAAGTAACGATGTTTTGTCAAACGATAAATTTAGGACATGAGCGCATATCCTAAATTTTAAATTCGCTTAATCAATCAAGATTAGTGTTCGCTTTTAACGCCTGCGCCGCAAAGCGAGATGATGCTGTCTCCTGCGATCTCGTGAGTTTTTACATACTCTTCATACGCAGCATATATCGCAGCAGTAGTATGCTCTACGTAAAATCCGCTTTTCGCCAGATGCTCTCTTGCAGGCAAAATCGCACTTTCGGGTATCGTTATCACTTCGCGCTTACCTGCGTATTTGCTAGCTAAAATTTCATACCCTCTCATCGGCTTTCCTATGGCTATGCCTTCAGCTTCGGTCGGCTTTACGACGATATCAAGCGGCTTATCTTTAGCGCCGAAAAATGGAGCGCAATTTTCGCTTTGTACGATAAAAATTTTAGGCAGCTTTTTTATAAGCCCCGCTTCAAAAAGCTCCGTAAGTGCAAGCTCGCAGCCGATTAGCAGCGTGCCGTTGCCAACAGGCAAGAAGAAGTTATCAGGCACACGTCCGAGCTGCTCGTAAATTTCATACACGTAAGTTTTAGTGCCTTGATAAAAGATCGGATTATATACGTGATTTGCGTAATAAATGCCTTCATCTCGAGCTTTTTTACGGCATGCGTCGGCCGTTTCGTCGCGAGTTCCGTCAAACACCGTTGCCGTAGCGCCAAAAGCTTTTATCATGTTTATCTTTTTTTCAGAAGTTCCTTTTGGGACGTAAATTTCACACTCAATCCCTGCTCTAGCGCAATAGGCAGCAACCGAATTTCCGGCATTTCCGCTACTGTCTTGAAGGACTTTTTTAACTCCTATACTCTTACAAAGCCAGATAAGAAGTGCCGCTCCGCGATCTTTAAATGAAAGCGTAGGCATCGCATAATCCAGCTTAAAGTAAAGCTTATCATCGAATTTAACGCATGCCGTCATGCCCTCGCCAAGCGTGATCTGCTTCCAAATTTCATTTTGAAGCGGCATAAATTTGCGGTAGCGAAATAGGCTAAATTCGCCCTTATCCACAAGATCAAGCGAGAATTTAGGCGGAGTAAATTTAAGCTCGTAAAGCCCACCGCACTTGCACTCAAAGTTTAAATTTTCAAGCGAAGCCTCGCTGCCGCAACTTGTGCATTTGAAATTTGCCATTTTTATTCCTTATAAATTTGATATTTTAGGTCTAAATCATCGCCACTTGAGCTTCTATTTCAACCAAGCAGCCAAAATGAAGTGCCGAGGTAGGCACGACTACACGCGCAGGTTTATGCTCGCCAAAAAACTTCGCATACTCATCGTCTATATCGTCCCAAAACGCTATATCGGGCGTATAAACTCTGCACATTATCACGTTTTCTTTTTTGGCTCCGGCTTCGGTTAAAACCGTCTGTAAATTTGCAAGCGCCTGCCTAGCATGTTCTCTAGCGCCGCCTTTTGGAAGCTTCATGGTTGCTGTGTCGATGCTAAGCTGACCTGAGACGTAAAGTATGCCGTTATGCTCGATAGCGGGGGTATAGTGAGCCTTTCTGTTTTTTGAACTTTGAGTCTGGATCTTTTTCAAATTTGCTCCTTTGATGAAAATTATCAAAATTTACAACCTTTTTTATAAATTCTATGTAAAATTTGGCTTGATATACAAATTTGATTTAACCTTAAAATCAAAACATTAGCTGTATAATTTACAAATCTAAATTTGAAAGAAAAATGTAACTCATGAGTAAAACCAAGTGCGCGCATTGTCATCGGAGCTTTGAAGATAGCGTTATGATCGAATCCAGCGGCAACAAATTTTGTTGTAACGGCTGTAAAAGCGTATTTGAAATTCTTTCTTCCAGCGGACTGAGTGAGTTTTACGATCGTCTTGGTAAAAATGTCTTAAGTCCCGTTAAGTCTAGCGTTCAAAAAGATGAAAATTTAGAATTGGCTTATCAAAATTATGTAAAAAACGAGAATGGATTTAGCAAAATTTCACTCGTGATAGACGGCATTCACTGCGCAGCTTGTATCTGGCTAAACGAAAAAGTTTTATTTAACGCCAAGGGAATTTTAGAAGCTAATATAAATTCGTTAAATAATAAAGCCACTATCGTTTGGGATGAGAGTGAGACGAATTTGTCCGAAATTTTAAGACTTATAAGATCTATCGGATATGACGCTTATGCTTACGATCCAAGCCGTGAAGAGGAGTATATAACCAATAAAAGGCGAGAATTTTACGCAAAGCTTTTGGTGGGGATTTTTGCCACTATGAACATAATGTGGCTAAGCGTTGCAAAATACGGCGGTTATTTTACGGGCATAAGAGATGACGTAAAGGCCGTTTTAAGCTTTGCGGAGTTTGTTTTAGCTACTCCGGTGCTTTTTTATACGGGAAGCGGGTTTTTTAAAGGTGCGCTTGCAGCGATTAAAAACAGAAGACAAAATATGGATTTGCTTATCGTTTCAGGCGCGCTTTTGGCTTATATATTTTCGATATATGCGATGTTTTCAAGGAGTGGCGAGGTTTATTTTGATTCGGTCGCGATGATAATTACTTTCGTATTTATCGGCAAGTACCTAGAAGTCTTAAGCAAAAAGCGAGCAGGAGATACTCTTGATAGCCTAAATTCGATGGTGTCAAGCAAGGTTAGCGTAAAGACGGAGGGTAAAACCTTGCTTAAAGATGTAAGCGAAGTGCAAATAGGCGATATAATCGTGCTTAGAGCGGGCGAGCGCGCACTTATAGACGGTGTGGTAACTAGCGGCTCTGCTAGTTTTGATTATTCAAGTCTTACGGGCGAAAGCTCGGCGGTTTTTAAAGAAAAAAACGATCCTTTAAACAGCGGCTCCATATGTCTTGACGGGCTTATCGAGTATGAAGCAAGCGCTAAATTTAGCGACTCGACTCTTAGCAAGATCATTCATCTGCTTGAAAAGGCGATAACCAAAAAGCCTCACATAGAAAAGCTTGCTAATGAAATTTCAAGCAAATTTTCAAGCGTTATTATGGTTTTAAGTGCATTTACGTTTTGTTTTTGGCTTTGGCATACGGGCTCTTTTGAAGCGGCTTTGATCGTAGGAATTTCAGTCGTAGTCATTGCTTGTCCTTGCGCGCTTGGACTTGCAACTCCCGTTAGTACGCTTGTGGGGCTTGGAGTTGGGTTTAAAAAGGGCGTGATATTTAAAGAGGCTAAGGTGCTTGAAAGCCTAGCAAAATGCGACATGATAGTGTTTGATAAAACAGGAACCATAACTACTGGCAAGATGGCG is a window of Campylobacter sp. CCUG 57310 DNA encoding:
- a CDS encoding threonine synthase; this translates as MANFKCTSCGSEASLENLNFECKCGGLYELKFTPPKFSLDLVDKGEFSLFRYRKFMPLQNEIWKQITLGEGMTACVKFDDKLYFKLDYAMPTLSFKDRGAALLIWLCKSIGVKKVLQDSSGNAGNSVAAYCARAGIECEIYVPKGTSEKKINMIKAFGATATVFDGTRDETADACRKKARDEGIYYANHVYNPIFYQGTKTYVYEIYEQLGRVPDNFFLPVGNGTLLIGCELALTELFEAGLIKKLPKIFIVQSENCAPFFGAKDKPLDIVVKPTEAEGIAIGKPMRGYEILASKYAGKREVITIPESAILPAREHLAKSGFYVEHTTAAIYAAYEEYVKTHEIAGDSIISLCGAGVKSEH
- a CDS encoding RidA family protein, giving the protein MKKIQTQSSKNRKAHYTPAIEHNGILYVSGQLSIDTATMKLPKGGAREHARQALANLQTVLTEAGAKKENVIMCRVYTPDIAFWDDIDDEYAKFFGEHKPARVVVPTSALHFGCLVEIEAQVAMI
- a CDS encoding heavy metal translocating P-type ATPase, which encodes MSKTKCAHCHRSFEDSVMIESSGNKFCCNGCKSVFEILSSSGLSEFYDRLGKNVLSPVKSSVQKDENLELAYQNYVKNENGFSKISLVIDGIHCAACIWLNEKVLFNAKGILEANINSLNNKATIVWDESETNLSEILRLIRSIGYDAYAYDPSREEEYITNKRREFYAKLLVGIFATMNIMWLSVAKYGGYFTGIRDDVKAVLSFAEFVLATPVLFYTGSGFFKGALAAIKNRRQNMDLLIVSGALLAYIFSIYAMFSRSGEVYFDSVAMIITFVFIGKYLEVLSKKRAGDTLDSLNSMVSSKVSVKTEGKTLLKDVSEVQIGDIIVLRAGERALIDGVVTSGSASFDYSSLTGESSAVFKEKNDPLNSGSICLDGLIEYEASAKFSDSTLSKIIHLLEKAITKKPHIEKLANEISSKFSSVIMVLSAFTFCFWLWHTGSFEAALIVGISVVVIACPCALGLATPVSTLVGLGVGFKKGVIFKEAKVLESLAKCDMIVFDKTGTITTGKMAVDKFESFSKYDINLLYSLAKSSSHPVSVAVSEYLKAEFDSFEIYDLQNFKNIEAKGVSAKFNGSEIYAGSERFMLELGINLAKESRGTNYYFAIDGQIAAKFELSDNIRSGAKECFDALRQAKFRIVMLTGDNEFAAQKVANELGIKEFKANCLPMDKANFIENLTQSGKKVVMVGDGINDALALSYANVAICLGSGADVSLQRSDAVLMKDDLNLLKEAIWLAKRTFRAINQNLAFSLVYNALTIPLAMAGYVSPVVAAVSMSLSSVVVVLNSMRIRQNSK